One segment of Polyangiaceae bacterium DNA contains the following:
- a CDS encoding Rieske 2Fe-2S domain-containing protein, producing MLTSGAFVAGQGWIAGQSLVRQRRPSPPRKRIAAVTDVPVGQSLMFDYPSDHDPCLLVRLAENKLVAFSQKCTHLACAVVPRFDEGVFLCACHKGYFDLATGRNISGPPPRPLPQIELDIVDGEVFAVDVTARTG from the coding sequence GTGCTGACCAGCGGGGCGTTCGTCGCTGGGCAGGGTTGGATCGCGGGGCAGAGCTTGGTCCGGCAGCGACGTCCGTCGCCGCCGCGCAAGCGGATTGCCGCGGTGACCGACGTGCCCGTGGGTCAGTCGCTGATGTTCGATTACCCGAGCGACCACGATCCGTGTTTGCTGGTTCGCCTTGCCGAAAACAAGCTCGTCGCGTTCAGCCAGAAGTGCACGCACCTTGCGTGCGCGGTGGTGCCGCGCTTCGACGAGGGCGTGTTTCTCTGCGCGTGCCACAAGGGCTACTTCGATCTTGCGACGGGCCGCAACATATCGGGGCCGCCGCCGCGGCCGCTGCCGCAGATCGAACTCGACATCGTCGATGGCGAGGTATTCGCCGTCGATGTGACCGCGAGGACCGGTTGA
- a CDS encoding 4Fe-4S binding protein, with translation MSVPRHLEFFVDPSRCIGCRSCVEACTECDTHRGESMIHLEFVDRGASVQTVPVVCMHCEQPTCAEVCPADAIKRTGDGVVQSARKPRCIACGNCVVACPFGVPELYIDRAIMMKCDMCYDRTSVGKKPMCATVCPSQALFFGTREQIHALRPQSMPTNTFRFGDQVIRTRVNVMVPRRPAAPAQIDVTAAMDERPPSRAVRLPVVGDDADPFAQVEV, from the coding sequence ATGAGCGTCCCGCGGCATCTCGAGTTTTTCGTCGACCCGAGCCGTTGCATCGGGTGCCGGTCGTGCGTGGAGGCGTGCACCGAATGCGATACGCACCGGGGCGAATCGATGATTCACCTGGAATTCGTCGATCGCGGGGCGTCGGTGCAGACGGTGCCCGTCGTGTGCATGCATTGCGAACAGCCGACGTGCGCGGAGGTTTGCCCGGCCGATGCGATCAAGCGCACTGGCGACGGTGTGGTGCAGAGCGCGCGCAAGCCGCGCTGCATTGCATGCGGTAACTGCGTGGTTGCATGTCCGTTCGGGGTGCCCGAGCTGTACATCGATCGGGCGATCATGATGAAGTGCGACATGTGTTACGACCGGACGTCGGTCGGCAAGAAGCCGATGTGCGCGACGGTGTGTCCAAGTCAGGCGTTGTTCTTTGGGACACGCGAGCAGATTCACGCGTTGCGGCCGCAGTCGATGCCGACGAACACGTTTCGATTTGGGGACCAGGTGATCCGGACGCGGGTCAACGTGATGGTGCCGCGGCGGCCGGCGGCGCCTGCGCAGATCGACGTGACCGCGGCGATGGATGAGCGCCCGCCGAGCCGTGCGGTGCGGCTGCCGGTGGTGGGTGACGACGCCGACCCCTTTGCGCAGGTGGAGGTCTGA